A single Capricornis sumatraensis isolate serow.1 chromosome 20, serow.2, whole genome shotgun sequence DNA region contains:
- the LOC138097136 gene encoding protein FAM32A-like, with protein sequence MDAYEQVQKGPLKLKGVPELGVTKRKKKKDRDKAKLLQMMGKIQENQEEELRRHLDKRTPAQVAFEKVQETRQMERVLKKASTTHKQRVEDFNRHLDTLTEHYDIPKVSWTK encoded by the coding sequence ATGGACGCCTATGAGCAGGTCCAAAAGGGACCCCTGAAGCTGAAAGGAGTCCCAGAGCTTGGCGTGACCAAGcggaagaagaaaaaggacagagaCAAGGCAAAACTCCTGCAAATGATGGGAAAAATCCAGGAGAAccaggaggaggagctgaggcGCCACCTTGACAAGCGGACCCCAGCCCAGGTGGCCTTTGAGAAGGTGCAGGAGACGCGACAGATGGAGAGGGTCCTGAAGAAAGCATCCACAACCCACAAGCAGAGAGTGGAGGACTTCAACAGACACCTGGACACGCTCACGGAGCACTATGACATCCCCAAAGTCAGCTGGACCAAGTAG
- the GALP gene encoding galanin-like peptide, whose translation MEMEAGEDAEKGRGQVRRGTAFLSAQPSGPEMPLSVRLLLLAVLLSLAETPASAPVHGGRGGWTLNSAGYLLGPVLSPPPRVDRGRKEKTTLGILDLWRAIDGLPYSQSLRASRSLGETIAKAEIGDPGVLGQKDLKEEDALGS comes from the exons ATGGAGATGGAAGCGGGAGAGGATGCggagaaggggagggggcaggtgcGGAGGGGCACAG CGTTCCTCAGCGCCCAGCCCTCCGGCCCTGAGATGCCTCTGTCGGTCCGCCTGCTCCTTCTTGCGGTCCTCCTCAGCCTGGCCGAGACTCCAGCCTCTGCCCCCGTCCACGGG GGGCGAGGAGGCTGGACCCTCAACAGTGCCGGCTACCTCCTGGGTCCCG TGCTCTCCCCTCCCCCGAGGGTGGACAGAGGCCGGAAGGAGAAGACGACCCTGGGGATCCTAGACCTGTGGCGAGCCATTG ACGGCCTCCCCTATTCCCAGTCTCTGCGGGCCTCCAGGAGTCTGGGGGAGACTATTGCCAAAGCAGAGATCGGAG ATCCAGGCGTGCTCGGCCAGAAGGACCTCAAGGAGGAAGATGCCTTGGGTTCCTAG
- the ZNF444 gene encoding zinc finger protein 444 produces the protein MEALGLGPVKQERGAAEGLTADSPWHRFRHFHLGDAPGPREALGLLRALCRAWLRPEVRTKEQMLELLVLEQFLSALPTEVQAWVCSRRPQSGEEAVALLEELWGPATRAPQDATGGSGVGVGEEAGGAVPSGDAAPRTEEPATADAQAARPYKQEPGSPPPAPPAPPAPGLPAFLAAPGTTSCPDCGKASLKPAHLLRHRQSHSGEKPHACPECGKAFRRKEHLRRHRGTHPGGPGPALRPLPAREKPHACCECGKTFYWREHLVRHRKTHSGARPFACWQCGKGFGRREHVLRHQRTHGRAAGAGGAAPGAEGAAPFPPWPLG, from the exons ATGGAGGCGCTGGGCCTGGGCCCCGTGAAGCAGGAGCGAGGCGCCGCCGAGGGCCTGACCGCCGACTCGCCGTGGCACCGCTTCCGCCACTTCCACCTGGGCGATGCCCCGGGCCCCCGCGAGGCTCTGGGGCTGCTGCGCGCGCTCTGCCGGGCCTGGCTGCGGCCCGAGGTGCGCACCAAGGAGCAGATGCTGGAGCTGCTGGTGCTCGAGCAGTTCCTGAGCGCGCTGCCCACCGAGGTGCAGGCCTGGGTGTGCAGCCGCCGGCCGCAGAGCGGCGAGGAGGCCGTGGCGCTGCTGGAGGAGCTGTGG GGACCAGCGACGAGGGCGCCTCAGGATGCGACCGGAGGCTCCGGGGTCGGCGTgggagaggaagctggtggggcaGTGCCCTCAG GAGATGCGGCCCCCAGGACTGAGGAACCGGCGACGGCAGACGCCCAGGCCGCGCGCCCCTACAAGCAGGAGCCGGGCAGCCCCCCGCCGGCGCCGCCAGCCCCGCCTGCGCCCGGCCTGCCCGCCTTCCTGGCGGCCCCGGGCACCACGTCCTGCCCCGACTGCGGCAAGGCCTCGCTGAAGCCTGCGCACCTGCTGCGCCACCGGCAGAGCCACTCAGGCGAGAAGCCGCACGCCTGCCCCGAGTGCGGCAAGGCCTTCCGGCGCAAGGAGCACCTGCGGCGCCACCGCGGCACGCACCCTGGCGGCCCGGGCCCGGCTCTGCGCCCGCTGCCCGCGCGCGAGAAGCCGCACGCCTGCTGCGAGTGCGGCAAGACCTTCTACTGGCGCGAGCACCTGGTGCGCCACCGCAAGACGCACTCGGGCGCCCGGCCCTTCGCCTGCTGGCAGTGCGGCAAGGGCTTCGGGCGCCGCGAGCACGTGCTCCGCCACCAGCGCACCCACGGGCGCGCGGCCGGCGCGGGCGGAGCGGCCCCGGGTGCCGAGGGCGCCGCGCCCTTCCCGCCCTGGCCCCTGGGGTAG